TGTTCCCGTGTCCAAAATCGTTCCATTCCGTGTTTGACGTTGGCGACATCCTCCTCCGTGCCCATGAGCTCGAACCTGTAGAGGTACGGCACCCGGCATTTCTGCGAGATCACGTCGCCGGCGAGCCCGTATGTCTCGCCGAAATTGCTGTTGCCCGCGGCAATCACGCCACGAATGTGTCCTCGGTTCTCCGCATCGTTCAAGAAACGGATCACCTGCTTGGGAACGGCGCCCTTTATGATCCCTGGGCCGTCGCCGCCGCTATAGGTCGGCACGACAAGCACGAAGGGTTCGCGGATATGGAACGCATCCGCAC
This Rhizobium acidisoli DNA region includes the following protein-coding sequences:
- the nrdI gene encoding class Ib ribonucleoside-diphosphate reductase assembly flavoprotein NrdI codes for the protein MGLIVYYSSRSENTHRFVARLGLRAARIPAGGADAFHIREPFVLVVPTYSGGDGPGIIKGAVPKQVIRFLNDAENRGHIRGVIAAGNSNFGETYGLAGDVISQKCRVPYLYRFELMGTEEDVANVKHGMERFWTREQL